The sequence CGAGAAGGAAGAGCGCGGCAATAAAGGCGCCGCCCTTACCTCTTTCGTATCATTGGCTGGTCGTTACCTGGTATTGATGCCTAACAACCCTCGCGGTGGTGGTGTTTCCCGCCGTGTGGAAGGTGAAGATCGCCAGGAATTGCGCGAAACGATGGACAAACTGGATTTGCCTTCAGGCATGTCCGTAATTGCCCGCACAGCCGGTATCGGCCGCAATGTTGACGAATTGCAATGGGATTTGAACTACCTGATGCAATTATGGCGCGCTATCGAAGGCGCTGGCACCCAAGGTAACGGCGCTTTCCTGATTTATCAGGAATCATCGCTGGTTATCCGTGCTATTCGCGATTATTTCCAACCTGATATCGGCGAAATTCTGATCGATACCGACGAAATTCACGAGCAAGCACAACAATTCATGGCGCACGTGATGCCGGATATGGTGCACCGGGTTAAGCGTTATCACGACGATGTTCCGTTGTTCTCGCGTTTTCAGATCGAACATCAGATTGAAACTGCCTATTCCCGCACGGTTCCACTACCGTCCGGTGGCGCGATCGTCATCGATCATACCGAAGCACTGGTTTCGGTCGACGTTAACTCCGCACGGGCAACCCGCGGCAGCGACATCGAAACAACCGCGTTTAATACCAATTGCGAAGCCGCTGAAGAAGTTGCCCGCCAATTGCGTTTGCGCGATTTGGGTGGTCTGATCGTCATCGACTTCATTGACATGGAGAACGCGAAGAATCAACGCGAAGTTGAAACTCGCCTGAAAGACGCGCTGCGTTATGACCGTGCACGTGTACAAATGGGCAAGATTTCCCGCTTTGGCCTGATGGAGTTGTCGCGTCAGCGTCTCCGTCCGTCACTGTCCGAAGGAAGTCATGTAACTTGCCCACGCTGTAACGGCACCGGGCACATCCGCGACATCGAATCTTCCGCCTTGCAAGTCCTGCGTATCATTCAGGAAGAAGCAATGAAGGAAAATTCCGCCGCGATTCATGTCCAGGCACCGGTAGATGTCGCCGGATTCCTGCTAAACGAAAAGCGTGGCGAGATCCTGAAGATCGAAACCCGCCATCGTGTCGCCGTGATCCTCATTCCAAACAAGCATCTGGAAACGCCGCATTACAAGCTTGAGCGTTTGAAACATGACGATCCACGCCTTGAAGAGACCCAAGCCAGTTACGCCATGGCAGAACAAGCTGATACCGACATCGGTTACAGCAAGCGCCAAAAAGAAGAAGGCAAACCGCGTCAGGAAGCGGTGGTCAAAGGCATCACGCCAGACCAACCTGCACCTATCGTGGAGCGTAAGCCAATAGCTGTAGCACCTGTTGTCGCCACCGCGGCTGCGGCTGGCGAAGGTTTGCTTGCAAAGATCATGGCATTCTTCTTCAAAAAGCCAGCGTCGACAGAAGTAGCCATTGCGCCTGTCGCAACGGCAGCCAAGCCTTCCCGCGAACGCGGCAATGATCGCAATGGTCGTGGTCAGCGTGGTCGCAATCGCGGCGGTCGCAATCGTGACCGTGACGAAGAAGGCACAGAAACGCGCGAAGAAAATGCTAACAGTGCGAAAAAACCGGTAGTAGCAGAAGTGGTTGTCGCAGCTAATTCAGAAAGTAAAACGCAACAGCGACAACCGCGCCCACCGCGTGAACCAAAAGAAGCGCGTGAGCCACGTGAGCCCCGGGAACCAAACGAAGGCCGTCAACGCGGCGAACGGACACCACGTCCGCCACGCGAAGACCGCAAAGAAGTTGCCATCGAAGTCAAGAAAGAGGAGCTGCCTCTTAACGTTGCATTGGTGGAAGCGTCGTTGGCACCTGTCGGCGTTACGCCAGAGCAAGCTAATGATACCGAATCGCTGGACGCAGGCGCACCTCGAGTGGACGGCGAAGCGGGCGAAGGCGAAGAACCGCGTCGTCGTCGTCGTCGTGGCGGTCGTAATCGTAACCGTCGTGATCGCGATAGTACGGAGAGCGGCGTTGAAGGTAGCGAAAGCACACCAGACGGATGGGCCGATTTGGTCGAGAGCGCAGAACATGCGCCGGTCAGCCATAACGCTCCATCGGCACTTGCTTCGGAGACTCTCGTTGCCGTTGCGCCGATCCATCTGCCTGCGACTGAAAGCGTTGCCCCAATCGCGGTAATCGACACTCCCGCCGCTTTGGTGGCGGCGCCAGCGGTTTTCGTACCCTCAATAGAAACAGCAGAAACAGCAAAAACGGTAGAAACGACTGTGTTGTCAGCGGCTATTGCCGCCCCCGCTGCTCCTCAGCAAGTTGTTGCCCTTCAGGAAGAAGCAAAGTCATCTGAACAGCTAACTGAAGTAGCGACCGCGGCGACTCATGTCGAGCCAGTGGAAGCACTGGCAAAGGTTACACCGACTGTCCAAGCGGCTATCCAAGCGCCAGAAATTGCTGCAGTGACGGAAAAACCAGCGTTAGCTGAAGCCACTTTCGCTGAGGCAAAGGTTGCTGAAACCAAGATTGCTGAAATCGAGGTCCCTGAAATCGTCAAGGAAACTCAGGTGATCGACGTTCCCGTGGCAGTTGAAGCCGCACCTGCGAATGGTGGTGTTATTGAAGCGCCGCATGTGATGGTACATGCGGTCAATACGGCCCAAGTCGTAACTACACCGGATGCAGTGCACCACGCACCCGTAACTGCAGTAGAAACGACAGCGCCGATAGCGATATCAGCGGCCTCTTCTTCAAGCGATGACTTGCAAAGCGCTTTGGATTCCGCTGGCCTGACCTTGGCCGGAACCGATCCAGCCAAACTACTTGCGGCACAAGAAGCGGCGTCGAAAATTGTGGTTGCGCCACGTACTCCACGTGAACGGAAACCGCGGCCAGTAATGACTGACGAGCCATTGGTGCAGATCGAAACTGAAACGAATCGGCAGTAACGGTTCACCATGCCACTTAATGAGTGGGACGGGTAGGAAAAGTAAAACCGAAGTTAGGAAAGCGGCTCCGTTGGCCGCTTCCTGACTGGAAAATTTTTTCTTACCGGCAGGAAAAAAAGGGAGTTTTTAACTCTCTTTTTTAACGTCAAAAATTTCGCCTGCAAAACCAATAATTGGCTAACGTGGTATCTTCCTTACCGTATGTTGCTACCGTATGCCGTTATCGTATTATCGTCGCACTTTTTTAGACGATAATAGACTTCATGCGAACTTCACATTTCGCTATGATTCGCATTCAGGTGCTAGGCTAATCCCGTAGATAAATCGCAAGGCCCGAGTTCTCTTGATGCCGGTATGCTGTTTGCAGGACGTAACTGAACAATCATAAAAAAAAATTAATTCGACAAGACATTTAGAAATTTCAGATAGACAATATGACTAAAAAAGTCATTCCACTGATTGATCATCGGCTGCTCGCACCTGTGTTTCCGACCACACTGGAATCCCCCACCGGACTTATCACGGATGCATCAGGCCGACCATTACACGATCTGAGGATTTCAGTCACGGATCGCTGCAACTTTCGTTGCGTCTATTGCATGCCACGCGCAGTGTTTGACAAAAATTACGCATTTCTGCCGCATACGGCTTTGTTATCGTTTGAAGAAATAACACGTCTGGCGAAAATTTTTGTGGCCCACGGCGTGAAGAAAATTCGATTGACTGGCGGCGAGCCGCTTTTGCGCAAACATATCGAAAAGCTCATAGAGCAGCTGAGCGCCTTGAGAACCCCGGACGGACAAGATATTGATTTGACATTAACTACCAACGGTTCCTTGTTGGCAAAAAAGGCGCAATCGCTAAAAGATGCAGGCTTAAATCGCGTGACCGTCTCTCTGGATGCCATAGACGAAAATATCTTTAAACAGATGAACGATGCCGACTTCCCGGTGGCGGACGTGCTGCACGGCCTTGATGTGGCTCATCAGGTAGGTTTGGGCCCAATCAAGGTCAACATGGTGGTTAAGCGCGGCGTCAACGATCAGGAAATACTGCCGATGGCGCGCTACTTCAAGACATCGCCATTTATTTTGCGTTTCATCGAATATATGGATGTTGGTGCATCCAATGGTTGGAAAATGGACGAGGTTGTTCCGTCATCCGAAGTGGTCCAGCGCATCCGGAATGTCTTTCCGATGTCGCCTTTGATGGCAAATTATGCAGGAGAAACCGCACAACGCTGGCATTACGATGACGGCGGTGAGATCGGTTTGATTTCCAGTGTCACGCAAGCCTTTTGCAGCGATTGCAGTCGCGCTCGGCTTTCAACCGAGGGCAAGTTATACACCTGCCTGTTTGCCAGCGAAGGCCATGATTTACGCGCCCTCTTACGCGGTAATGGCAGCGATGCGGAAATCTCGACCATCGTCGGACAATTATGGCGCGTGCGCGATGATCGCTACTCCGAGTTGCGAACGCTCAACACAGATGGCTTGACGCCAACCAGAAAAAAAGTCGAAATGTCTTATATCGGGGGATGATTATTTTTCGCTCATGGCCGGCTATTTCGTGCACTCGACCCTATACCTGACAGCGCTTTTTGAACAAAAAAATTAAACTGCGAATACATTATCCTTAAATTGTCCACCATCCTCACTCCCTTATGCATACCAATCAAATCACAGGTTTGATCCTCGCCGGTGGACGAGGAAGCCGTATGGGTGGAACCGATAAAGGTTTGCAGGCGCTCAATGGTGTCGCCATGGTGGTCCACGTAATGGCAATATTAGCGCCGCAAGTAGGGTCGCTGATGATCAATGCGAATCGCAATCTGGACGCCTACAGGTCCTTCGGCGTACCGGTCTGGGCGGATGCAAACGATGCGTTTGCTGGGCCATTGGCGGGCCTGCAGGCAGGACTAAAACATTGCCCAACTCCCTTTTTGGTCACAGCGCCGTGCGATTCGCCATTCTTGCCGCACGACCTGGTGGTAAAGTTGGCTGCTGCATTAGAAAGCGCTGAGGCGGATATCGCTGTGGCAGCCATAGCTGTGGCAGCCATCGCTGTGGCAGCCATCGCTGTGGCAGACTCCGCTGTGGCGGCAACAGCCAACACTGCCTTAAATGGTAACGAAACGGCCGCAACCGGGACCATTCAAACGCAGCCGGTTTTTATGTTGCTGAGAACCACGCTCATTGCAGATTTAACGACATATTTAAACGAAGGCGGCCGCAAAATGGAGACTTGGTATAAGCGACACCATTACACAGAAGTCCTGTTTCCCGATGCGCTGGCATTTCGCAATATCAATACGCCCGATGAATTACGTGAAGCAGATAACCCAGATCACAACCAATGACCAAGTATTCCAATTCGGCGGTTCAGTTCCCGTCAAGCACATCGCCATCGTCCCTGAGCGCTGCGATCAGTTGCGTTTCGGATTACGATTCCGACGCCCTGCCAGTAAGTCATGCGCAGGCGATTATCCGCCATTGCATTACCCCAATTCATGCAATAGAAAAGGTCGCCATCCGCAGCGCGCTGGATCGCGTGTTGGCAATCGATATTATTTCACCAATCAACGTTCCTGCCTACGATAATTCAGCAATGGACGGGTACGCATTTCATAGTGAAAGCTTAGTCACCGAAGGCGATACGACGCTCGACGTCATCGGCACGTCGCATGCCGGACGCGCCTTTGAAGGACCCGTTGGGTCAGGCCAGGCGATACGGATCATGACCGGAGCACCGATGCCTTCCGGCCTTGATACGGTGATTCCGCAAGAGTTCGTCAGCGCCTTCGACGGCAACCCGGCGGAATCGAATAGTCCGAACATTCCCCCCCTCCCGACTCGCTCCACCCCGTTTATCACCATCGCTTCAGGCGCAGTAAAAGCTGGCGCAAATCGCCGTCTGGCCGGCGAGGATTTGCAAACCGGCGCCATCGCACTAAAAAAAGGGCGAATTTTGCGCCCTGCGGATCTGGGACTATTAGCCTCGTTGGGGTTCGCCGAAGTTCCGGTGCAACGGCGGTTACGCGTCGCTTTTTTTTCTACAGGCGACGAATTGCGCTCCGTGGGCGAAGTGCTTGATTCCGGCTGTGTGTATGACTCGAATCGCTACACGCTATACGGCATGTTGCAGCGACTCGGCTGCGAAATCATCGACCTGGGCGTGGTTGCTGACGACCCTGTCGCGCTGGAAATCGCATTTAAAAGTGCGGCCGAAAATGCCGATGCCATTATCACTTCCGGCGGCGTATCTGTCGGGGATGCTGACCATACCCGGCGGATGATGGCGCAATTAGGCGAAGTAGCATTTTGGAAGCTCGGCATGCGCCCCGGACGTCCTCTCGCGTTTGGGACAATTAACAGCTCCGGCAAGCCAGCCGTATTCTTTGGACTTCCCGGTAATCCGGTAGCCGTCATGGTGTCGTTTTATTTCTTTGCGCGTGACGCACTTTTACACATGATGGGGGCGCAGTCGGCACCTCTTCCCCTCATGCAAGTAAGCTCTGCAGCGATCATTCGGAAGAAGCCTGGACGCACCGAGTATCAACGCGGCATTCTGGTGCGTCAGGATAATGGCGCATGGTCAGTTCGACCAACCGGGGCGCAAGGTTCAGGCATCCTGCGCTCAATGACTGAAGCCAATTGCATGATCGTTCTGGCGCACGAACAAACAGACGTTGCAATAGGCGATCAAGTTGAGGTGATTCTGTTTGATGGTCTGATTTAAACAGAATTTGCACGAATCCGCCGCTGCAGGATTATGCTTTCTAGTCACCTTCTTGTCACCACCGCCACCTGATAAGCGTAAGTTCTACTTAGGCAGGGTCGGCAAGCTCGCTGTCAGGCCTATTTTGTCCAGGCCCGGTGAAGATGATCTCCGCGCCATGTTTATTAAAAAGCAGATTAATGCATATCAAAGCAAATCGCGTTGACTTTCTTCATCCTGCAATTGCTCCGCTGCCTTACCCAGCACCAATTGCGCTGCCTCGCTCGGTAACGCTTCGACTGACTTTAACTTACGTGCCATTTGTCGACTACGAACCTCAGCCTGATCAATATTTTTTGCAGCCCGCTCCAGCGTTAACTTGGTCGCTGCCAGAACATCCCCAAACTTGGTAAATTCAGTTTTTACCGCGCCCAGCACCTGCCAGACTTCCGACGAACGTTTCTCCAGCGCCAGTGTTCTGAAACCCATTTGCAAGCTATTTAATAGTGCGGATAAAGTCGATGGACCAGCGATGCTAATCCGATGGAGACGCTGCAAATCATCGGCCAGACCAGGACGTCTCATGACTTCCGCGTACAAACCTTCGGTCGGCAAAAAGAGAATCGCAAAATCGGTAGTAAGCGGCGGGGACAAATATTTTTCCGCGATCGTTTTCGCTTCGCCGCGCACCACCCGCTCCAACTCGCGACCTGCCAAGGCAACTCCGTCGGCATCCGCCCGATCGGCAGCTTCCGACAGTCGTTCGTATTGCTCTTTCGGAAACTTCGCGTCGATTGGCATCCACACCGGGGTATTGCCGTCATCGTTACCGGGCAACTTAATCGCAAACTCTACCCGCTCTCCGGTTCCGGGCACGGTCTCAACGTTTTTCGCATATTGCTCCGGGGTTAAGACTTGCTCCAGCAACATTTCAAGTTGCACCTCGCCCCAGGTTCCACGCGTTTTAACGTTAGTCAGCACCCGCTTCAAATCGCCGACGCCAATCGCCAACTGCTGCATCTCGCCTAAACCTTGATGGACTTTTTCCAGCCGGTCGGAGACGATCTGAAACGATTCGCCCAAGCGCTTTTCTAGCGTTGCGTGGAGTTTTTCATCCACCGTTTTACGCATTTCTTCAAGGCGCAAACCGTTGTCATTCTGCAGGTCCTTGATTTTTGCCTCTAGCGTTGTCCGAATTTCCGTCATCCGTTGCGCGTTTGACTCGGTCAGCGTTGCCAAGGTCTGATTGAGGGTATCGCCAAACCGCTGTAAAGAAAGTGCCTGCTCTTCACGACTGGTCTGCGCCTGTTGATTCATTGCCAGGCGCATGCTGTCGAGTTGCTGGGCATTGGTTTCGTTGAGGCGCACGAGTTGTTGGGCAAAGGCATCGATCTGACTATTTTGCAGCGTCGCGACGCTCGTCATCTGGGCCAGCACAGTCTGTTGCAATTGCCCAAAACTCGCACCGATTTCCTGGCGTGTACTCTGCCCGCTACTCTGTACCTGATCGCGCAATTCGCGTTCATTCCGCTCCGCGATATCTTGCTGGCGCCGCAACAGATCGTCTTTTAGCTGCGTCCATAGTGTCTGCTGCACGTCACCCTTTTCAGCGCGTCCGTTACGCCACAGACCAATCACTTGGAGTACGATAATGATGGCGGCAATAATTAGCAAAACAAATAACTCGGTTAACGTCATGATGTCAGATCAAAAAAAGGGGTTGCATCGGCAACCCAGTAAAATAAAATAGTGCGAGCGGTCTAGACTGGCGTATCGACCTTATCGGCTTTATTCCGCATCCAGTCAGCAGTATCGAAGAAGGACAGCATCAAGCGTTCCTGCAGTTTCTCTTCCAATCCGACATCCTGCATCGCCAGCGCCATGCAGCGCAACCACTGATCCCGCTCCGGCGTAGAAATCGCATACGGCAGGTGCCGCGCCCGTAAGCGTGGATGGCCAAACCGCTCAACAAACAAATCCGGCCCTCCGCTCCAGCCGGACAAAAACCAATAAAACTTGTCTCGCGACCCATCTAGAGAAGTCGGATGCAATACCCGCACATTGGAAAACGCAGGCTCCAGGTCCATCAAGTCGTAAAACCGATCGACCAATTCCCGCAAACGCCCAGCGCCACCAATCAATTCAAAGATAGACGGCGGCGTCAGTTCAGGAGAAGAATTATTTTCAATATTCATAGACCCGAATAATAACGCAACCCAAGCGCCAGTTGCAGCAGCATTTCAAGTTGCGACTCACCATTCAAGCCTCCCGCAACGTCTCCAATGGCGGTCGAGACAAAACCCCTCTCAACCCAATCCACCCACCCACAAACGTACAAAGTGCCCCAACCACCATCCCGGCAATCCAAATCAATGGACTAAATGCCCAGGTAAAGCTAAACACATAGTGCGCTAATGCCCAGCCTATAGCCGCCGCGCCGGTCGCCGCCAACAACCCTGCCAAACTCCCGATCAACGCAAATTCAATCCATTGGGCATGCGACAACTGTGTGCGCGTGGCACCCAAAGCCCGTAACAACCCCGCTTCACGCGTGCGCTCCCCTTGCGAACTTAACAGCGCCGCATACAATACCAGCCCACCGGAGGCCAGCGTAAACAAGAACAAAAACTCTACAGCCGCCACCACTTGATCGACCACATCCTGCAATTGTTGAATAATGATGCCGATATCAACCACCGTCAAATTGGGAAAATCACGCGTCAACTGGTTTCCAAGGTTGCTCTGCGAGGGCGGCAAACGGAAGGCGGTGATCCAGGTCTGTGGCGTATTGACCATTGCCTTCGGGTTTAATATAACAAAGAAATTGACCTGCATGGAGCCCCATTCCAGCTTACGCAAACTGGTGATCGGCGCGGTCACTGTCTGACCGGCAATATCAAAAGTTAGTTTGTCACCTAGTTTCAGATGCAAGGTTTTTGCTAATCCCTCCTCCACAGACGCTTCCGGCTGATCATCCTTATACCAACTTCCCGCGACGATTTCATTTTTCGGCGGCACGCCGACCATCGTGGACAAATTGAATTCGCGTTCGACCAATCGCTTTGCACGATCTTCCTGATACGTGTCGGATTTAATCAAGTTTCCGTTAATTGCAGTTAAGCGGCCACGAATCATTGGATATAGGTTCGGTTGCGCAATACCTGCCGCCACCAGTCGTCGATTGATATCGGACAATTGCTCGGGCTGAATATTAATCACAAAGCGATTGGGTGCGTCGGCCGGGGTCGACTGACGCCACGCGCCGATCAAATCGCCCCGTATTACGGTCAACAATAGCAACGCCATCAGGCCGAGGGCGAGTGCCACGATTTGCACGATCGTCGCGCCGGGCCGGCGCTGCAATCCGGTTAAGGCAAAGCGCCAGCTTGGATGTTTGAAAGCACCGCGCGCGTACCGCAGCGATTTCAATGACAACCAGGAAATCAGGGCAAAGACCGCAAAGCACCCCAAAAAACCCAGCGCAGTCAACAGACCAAGTTTGACATCGCCCGCTTGCCACAACAACAAACCGATGAAAGTGAGCGTTCCCAGCCCATAGGTAGCAACTACGGCTACCTGGGGAGCGTCTTGTTCGCGCCGTATGACGCGGTTATGCGGCACGTTGCGTAACTGTAGAATCGGGGGGAGAGCAAACCCTATCAATAACAGCAACCCTGTTACGATTCCTTGCAAACCTGGAATAAAACCAGGTGCGGGCAAATCGTGCGAGACAAATTTACCTAACGTTTCAAGTAATACGAAATGTGCACCAAATCCGATCAGGGCACCGACGATGCTTCCCACCAGACCGATCAAGAAGAATTCATATACATACAGTTGGGTTACCTGATTTTGGGTCAGGCCCAAACAACGCAACATTGCGCAGGCGTCCAGATGACGCAACATGAAACGCCGGGCCGCCATTGCCACCGCCACCGCGGCCAACATGGCAGACAAAAGACCTACCAATGATAAAAATTGCTGCGCCCGATCCAGGGTTGCCCGCATCTCGGGGCGCCCGGTTGCCAGCGACTCTATCCGCACGCCTTTAACGTTATCCCGTGCGATCTCGGCTTCGGCCCAGTCCTGAAATTCCTGAATCTGGGGCGCAGCACCGGCCAGCAGTAAGCGGTAAGTCACGCGAGAGCCGTCCTGCACCAGATGGGTGGACGCCAAATCAGCCATCGAGAGCATCACACGCGGTGAAAAATTGACAAAGCCGCTGCCCCGGTCAGGTTCAATCGATAGGATGCGGGCAATTT is a genomic window of Glaciimonas sp. PAMC28666 containing:
- a CDS encoding Rne/Rng family ribonuclease — encoded protein: MKRMLFNATQQEELRVAIVDGQKLIDIDIETTGREQRKSNIYKGVITRIEPSLEACFVNYGEERHGFLPFKEVARTYFKEGVDVRSASIKEALREGQEIMVQVEKEERGNKGAALTSFVSLAGRYLVLMPNNPRGGGVSRRVEGEDRQELRETMDKLDLPSGMSVIARTAGIGRNVDELQWDLNYLMQLWRAIEGAGTQGNGAFLIYQESSLVIRAIRDYFQPDIGEILIDTDEIHEQAQQFMAHVMPDMVHRVKRYHDDVPLFSRFQIEHQIETAYSRTVPLPSGGAIVIDHTEALVSVDVNSARATRGSDIETTAFNTNCEAAEEVARQLRLRDLGGLIVIDFIDMENAKNQREVETRLKDALRYDRARVQMGKISRFGLMELSRQRLRPSLSEGSHVTCPRCNGTGHIRDIESSALQVLRIIQEEAMKENSAAIHVQAPVDVAGFLLNEKRGEILKIETRHRVAVILIPNKHLETPHYKLERLKHDDPRLEETQASYAMAEQADTDIGYSKRQKEEGKPRQEAVVKGITPDQPAPIVERKPIAVAPVVATAAAAGEGLLAKIMAFFFKKPASTEVAIAPVATAAKPSRERGNDRNGRGQRGRNRGGRNRDRDEEGTETREENANSAKKPVVAEVVVAANSESKTQQRQPRPPREPKEAREPREPREPNEGRQRGERTPRPPREDRKEVAIEVKKEELPLNVALVEASLAPVGVTPEQANDTESLDAGAPRVDGEAGEGEEPRRRRRRGGRNRNRRDRDSTESGVEGSESTPDGWADLVESAEHAPVSHNAPSALASETLVAVAPIHLPATESVAPIAVIDTPAALVAAPAVFVPSIETAETAKTVETTVLSAAIAAPAAPQQVVALQEEAKSSEQLTEVATAATHVEPVEALAKVTPTVQAAIQAPEIAAVTEKPALAEATFAEAKVAETKIAEIEVPEIVKETQVIDVPVAVEAAPANGGVIEAPHVMVHAVNTAQVVTTPDAVHHAPVTAVETTAPIAISAASSSSDDLQSALDSAGLTLAGTDPAKLLAAQEAASKIVVAPRTPRERKPRPVMTDEPLVQIETETNRQ
- the moaA gene encoding GTP 3',8-cyclase MoaA, which gives rise to MTKKVIPLIDHRLLAPVFPTTLESPTGLITDASGRPLHDLRISVTDRCNFRCVYCMPRAVFDKNYAFLPHTALLSFEEITRLAKIFVAHGVKKIRLTGGEPLLRKHIEKLIEQLSALRTPDGQDIDLTLTTNGSLLAKKAQSLKDAGLNRVTVSLDAIDENIFKQMNDADFPVADVLHGLDVAHQVGLGPIKVNMVVKRGVNDQEILPMARYFKTSPFILRFIEYMDVGASNGWKMDEVVPSSEVVQRIRNVFPMSPLMANYAGETAQRWHYDDGGEIGLISSVTQAFCSDCSRARLSTEGKLYTCLFASEGHDLRALLRGNGSDAEISTIVGQLWRVRDDRYSELRTLNTDGLTPTRKKVEMSYIGG
- the mobA gene encoding molybdenum cofactor guanylyltransferase MobA, which translates into the protein MHTNQITGLILAGGRGSRMGGTDKGLQALNGVAMVVHVMAILAPQVGSLMINANRNLDAYRSFGVPVWADANDAFAGPLAGLQAGLKHCPTPFLVTAPCDSPFLPHDLVVKLAAALESAEADIAVAAIAVAAIAVAAIAVADSAVAATANTALNGNETAATGTIQTQPVFMLLRTTLIADLTTYLNEGGRKMETWYKRHHYTEVLFPDALAFRNINTPDELREADNPDHNQ
- the glp gene encoding gephyrin-like molybdotransferase Glp, yielding MTKYSNSAVQFPSSTSPSSLSAAISCVSDYDSDALPVSHAQAIIRHCITPIHAIEKVAIRSALDRVLAIDIISPINVPAYDNSAMDGYAFHSESLVTEGDTTLDVIGTSHAGRAFEGPVGSGQAIRIMTGAPMPSGLDTVIPQEFVSAFDGNPAESNSPNIPPLPTRSTPFITIASGAVKAGANRRLAGEDLQTGAIALKKGRILRPADLGLLASLGFAEVPVQRRLRVAFFSTGDELRSVGEVLDSGCVYDSNRYTLYGMLQRLGCEIIDLGVVADDPVALEIAFKSAAENADAIITSGGVSVGDADHTRRMMAQLGEVAFWKLGMRPGRPLAFGTINSSGKPAVFFGLPGNPVAVMVSFYFFARDALLHMMGAQSAPLPLMQVSSAAIIRKKPGRTEYQRGILVRQDNGAWSVRPTGAQGSGILRSMTEANCMIVLAHEQTDVAIGDQVEVILFDGLI
- a CDS encoding DNA recombination protein RmuC, which translates into the protein MTLTELFVLLIIAAIIIVLQVIGLWRNGRAEKGDVQQTLWTQLKDDLLRRQQDIAERNERELRDQVQSSGQSTRQEIGASFGQLQQTVLAQMTSVATLQNSQIDAFAQQLVRLNETNAQQLDSMRLAMNQQAQTSREEQALSLQRFGDTLNQTLATLTESNAQRMTEIRTTLEAKIKDLQNDNGLRLEEMRKTVDEKLHATLEKRLGESFQIVSDRLEKVHQGLGEMQQLAIGVGDLKRVLTNVKTRGTWGEVQLEMLLEQVLTPEQYAKNVETVPGTGERVEFAIKLPGNDDGNTPVWMPIDAKFPKEQYERLSEAADRADADGVALAGRELERVVRGEAKTIAEKYLSPPLTTDFAILFLPTEGLYAEVMRRPGLADDLQRLHRISIAGPSTLSALLNSLQMGFRTLALEKRSSEVWQVLGAVKTEFTKFGDVLAATKLTLERAAKNIDQAEVRSRQMARKLKSVEALPSEAAQLVLGKAAEQLQDEESQRDLL
- a CDS encoding group II truncated hemoglobin, whose amino-acid sequence is MNIENNSSPELTPPSIFELIGGAGRLRELVDRFYDLMDLEPAFSNVRVLHPTSLDGSRDKFYWFLSGWSGGPDLFVERFGHPRLRARHLPYAISTPERDQWLRCMALAMQDVGLEEKLQERLMLSFFDTADWMRNKADKVDTPV
- a CDS encoding ABC transporter permease; amino-acid sequence: MILQSLRMTRRDWRAGELRFLLIALIVAVAALSSVGFFVDRMRAGLARDAHQLLGADLLIGADQPVNPNWREEARRRGLTIADTVVFPSMALSGEGDDSRSQLASLKAVSPSYPLRGHLSVTDKPGGIDQVTRSVPATGTVWVDPNILSALNINVGAPLKLGDRTFKIARILSIEPDRGSGFVNFSPRVMLSMADLASTHLVQDGSRVTYRLLLAGAAPQIQEFQDWAEAEIARDNVKGVRIESLATGRPEMRATLDRAQQFLSLVGLLSAMLAAVAVAMAARRFMLRHLDACAMLRCLGLTQNQVTQLYVYEFFLIGLVGSIVGALIGFGAHFVLLETLGKFVSHDLPAPGFIPGLQGIVTGLLLLIGFALPPILQLRNVPHNRVIRREQDAPQVAVVATYGLGTLTFIGLLLWQAGDVKLGLLTALGFLGCFAVFALISWLSLKSLRYARGAFKHPSWRFALTGLQRRPGATIVQIVALALGLMALLLLTVIRGDLIGAWRQSTPADAPNRFVINIQPEQLSDINRRLVAAGIAQPNLYPMIRGRLTAINGNLIKSDTYQEDRAKRLVEREFNLSTMVGVPPKNEIVAGSWYKDDQPEASVEEGLAKTLHLKLGDKLTFDIAGQTVTAPITSLRKLEWGSMQVNFFVILNPKAMVNTPQTWITAFRLPPSQSNLGNQLTRDFPNLTVVDIGIIIQQLQDVVDQVVAAVEFLFLFTLASGGLVLYAALLSSQGERTREAGLLRALGATRTQLSHAQWIEFALIGSLAGLLAATGAAAIGWALAHYVFSFTWAFSPLIWIAGMVVGALCTFVGGWIGLRGVLSRPPLETLREA